In Neodiprion pinetum isolate iyNeoPine1 chromosome 6, iyNeoPine1.2, whole genome shotgun sequence, one genomic interval encodes:
- the Scgdelta gene encoding delta-sarcoglycan isoform X2, whose protein sequence is MPRGQVDWSSESVTSNNIVRQTVSNSAVAGPSGGTSTRNTESTTNCSGFRLGVYGWRKRCLYSLVLSLMVMVILNMALTLWLLKVMEFSSEGIGSLKVVPGGLELKGQATILDALVASSVRSPKGRNLILESWNNFTASARSREGRLLARFTLGEEWLDCVSKGFRVTDPQGVVLFSVDSKQVVVGAETLRVTGVGGAVFQGSVQTPLVRAESGHDLRLESSTRSLNINAPQRITIESQAGNVTASCLSDMKLESVTGIVKMDAASIFLKGLQTAKPNSGGISEDQHSSSRQKEPPAYQLCACETGKLFLARPEGSCRADDAVCR, encoded by the exons aTGCCGAGGGGACAGGTGGATTGGTCGAGCGAGTCCGTAACGTCGAACAACATCGTTCGTCAGACGGTTTCGAATTCCGCAGTCGCGGGTCCGTCGGGTGGAACGAGTACGAGGAATACCGAGTCTACCACCAACTGTAGCGGGTTTAGATTAGGGGTATACGGATGGAGAAAAAGATGTTTGTACTCTTTGGTGCTGTCGTTGATGGTGATGGTGATACTGAACATGGCGCTGACGCTCTGGCTGTTAAAAGTCATGGAGTTTAGCTCG GAGGGAATCGGTTCTCTGAAGGTTGTTCCTGGAGGGCTGGAACTCAAAGGACAAGCCACTATTCTGGACGCGCTTGTTGCCTCTTCGGTCAGATCGCCAAAAGGGAGAAACTTGATTCTGGAATCATGGAACAACTTCACCGCTTCGGCTAGGTCTCGCGAAGGACGTTTGCTGGCCAGGTTCACGTTAG GCGAGGAGTGGCTCGACTGTGTCTCTAAGGGTTTTCGCGTCACGGACCCTCAAGGAGTAGTCCTATTTTCCGTGGACAGCAAGCAGGTCGTCGTCGGGGCTGAAACGCTCCGAGTAACAGGTGTGGGCGGTGCTGTGTTCCAAGGAAGCGTCCAAACTCCATTGGTTAGAGCGGAATCTGGTCACGATTTGAG ACTGGAGTCGTCAACGAGATCGCTGAACATAAACGCACCCCAAAGAATAACTATTGAATCGCAAGCGGGGAACGTGACAGCTTCGTGTCTGTCTGACATGAAGTTGGAAAGCGTTACGGGAATCGTGAAGATGGACGCAGCTTCCATTTTCCTGAAAGGTCTTCAGACTGCGAAACCAAATTCAGGAGGTATTTCAGAGGATCAACACTCGTCAAGTCGTCAAAAAGAACCGCCGGCTTATCAGCTCTGCGCTTGTGAAACGGGTAAATTGTTCCTCGCAAGACCCGAAGGTTCTTGTCGCGCCGACGACGCTGTATGTCGAtag